One Paraburkholderia agricolaris DNA segment encodes these proteins:
- a CDS encoding LysR substrate-binding domain-containing protein — protein sequence MRNLDIDLLRTFVAIAQHETFAAAAERVGRTQSAVTQQMQRLEQEMGCSLFEKRGRHKSMTPDGTRLMAYAHKILALNDQAVQVIQTRGPIEKIRIGSPHDVADSILPNLLRRLSKLSPELQMEINVGRSPFLMDALRDKELDLAISTRYDNAFPGIKLRTSPMVWICAEDFIFDATAPVPLVMADELSLFRQVSISCLDERHILWRTSYISPTLVGIKAAISAGLGVTARTTELLDANMRVLTEADGLPRLPEVAFYLYVQPSCTSPILRELFDSNEHIATRFGPQFV from the coding sequence ATGCGAAACCTCGATATCGATTTGTTGCGTACTTTCGTCGCGATTGCACAGCATGAAACCTTTGCGGCGGCGGCCGAGCGCGTGGGCCGCACGCAGTCCGCCGTGACGCAGCAGATGCAGCGGCTCGAGCAGGAGATGGGGTGCTCGCTGTTCGAGAAGCGTGGTCGGCACAAGTCGATGACGCCCGACGGGACGCGGCTGATGGCCTATGCGCACAAGATCCTGGCGTTGAACGACCAGGCGGTGCAGGTGATACAAACGCGCGGGCCAATCGAGAAAATTCGCATTGGCTCGCCGCACGACGTGGCGGACTCGATCTTGCCGAATCTTTTGCGGCGTCTGTCGAAGCTCTCGCCCGAGTTGCAGATGGAGATCAACGTCGGCCGCAGTCCGTTCCTGATGGATGCGCTGCGCGACAAGGAACTCGATCTGGCGATTTCCACGCGTTATGACAATGCGTTTCCGGGAATCAAGCTGCGCACTTCGCCGATGGTATGGATCTGTGCGGAGGACTTTATCTTCGACGCAACCGCGCCCGTGCCGTTGGTGATGGCCGACGAGCTGAGCCTGTTTCGTCAAGTATCGATTTCGTGTCTGGACGAGCGGCACATTCTGTGGCGAACCAGCTATATCTCACCGACGCTCGTGGGGATCAAGGCGGCTATCAGTGCTGGCTTGGGTGTGACCGCCCGCACGACTGAATTGCTTGACGCGAATATGCGTGTGTTGACGGAGGCGGATGGTTTGCCGCGTCTGCCGGAAGTCGCGTTTTATCTTTATGTGCAGCCCAGTTGTACGAGTCCGATTCTGCGTGAACTGTTCGATTCGAACGAGCATATTGCGACGCGGTTTGGGCCGCAGTTTGTGTGA
- a CDS encoding LysR family transcriptional regulator — protein MDIRQLRYFVEVVRHNGFGRATETLHVTQPAISRGIKELEDELGHRLLIREPRSVRLTDEGVILLRHARLILQQVNNLRGELHDASAAMTDTLRVGLPPIIGSTFFAEVITAFRARCPLVDLQIVELGSNQMESALREGLVEVAAAMLPLDEKEFEIQRFAVDRLMLVVERKHRFSRKREVRVADLAAESFVTFTEDFRINDLIRSACGVHGFAPRTAGRSSHLDLVIAMVRSGMGVTIFPKTLWDKIALPELVAIPLINPKLSYELALVRRSSSYVSRSCQAWIMIASTALGFDVGPGFMRQPESA, from the coding sequence ATGGATATTCGGCAGCTTCGGTACTTCGTCGAGGTGGTGCGCCACAATGGATTCGGGCGGGCAACCGAAACGTTGCATGTGACCCAGCCGGCGATCAGCCGCGGGATCAAGGAACTGGAGGATGAACTGGGTCACAGGCTGCTGATTCGGGAGCCCAGGAGCGTTCGCCTCACGGACGAAGGCGTGATTCTTCTCCGTCATGCCAGGCTCATCCTTCAGCAGGTGAACAATCTTCGAGGTGAACTGCACGACGCGAGCGCTGCCATGACCGATACGTTGCGCGTGGGTCTGCCACCCATCATCGGTTCCACGTTCTTCGCCGAGGTGATCACGGCGTTTCGCGCACGCTGCCCACTTGTCGATCTGCAGATCGTCGAATTGGGCTCCAACCAGATGGAAAGTGCGCTACGAGAAGGACTCGTCGAGGTCGCCGCAGCAATGCTTCCCCTCGACGAAAAGGAGTTCGAGATCCAGCGCTTCGCGGTGGACAGACTGATGCTGGTCGTTGAACGCAAGCATCGTTTTTCCCGAAAGCGCGAAGTGCGTGTGGCGGACCTCGCGGCGGAATCATTTGTGACGTTCACGGAGGATTTCAGAATCAATGATCTGATTCGTAGCGCTTGCGGTGTCCATGGATTCGCACCGAGGACCGCAGGCCGCAGCAGTCACCTGGACCTCGTGATTGCGATGGTCCGCTCGGGGATGGGCGTCACTATCTTTCCAAAAACACTTTGGGACAAGATTGCATTGCCAGAGCTGGTTGCAATCCCGCTCATCAATCCCAAGCTTTCCTACGAACTCGCACTCGTCCGGCGTTCCAGTAGCTACGTGAGTCGGAGCTGCCAGGCTTGGATCATGATCGCGTCGACGGCACTAGGCTTCGATGTCGGCCCGGGCTTTATGAGGCAGCCCGAGTCAGCCTGA
- a CDS encoding amino acid ABC transporter permease: MFDFSFLLDDGYLTLLRNGVLTTVRLFVVSGLMASAIGIVLATLRALPIRFCKALVVVIVEYHRNVPVLVQILVWYFGVPQILPEPLKLWINAGNTEFFLAAVALSLNSGAFVSEDIRSGLRAIPYTQQEAAWSIGLTYLQSLRYVILPQGIRAALPALLNQALLLFKNSSLAMAIGVHELLYRTKQIDNLTFRTFDIFLVATVLYLIGTLALMALSEHFVKRRTAPTGV; the protein is encoded by the coding sequence ATGTTCGATTTCTCGTTCCTTCTCGACGACGGTTACCTAACGCTGCTACGAAACGGCGTGCTGACCACGGTGCGCCTGTTCGTCGTCTCGGGTCTGATGGCAAGCGCGATCGGTATCGTGCTCGCCACGCTGCGCGCGCTGCCGATTCGCTTCTGCAAGGCGCTTGTCGTGGTGATCGTCGAATACCATCGCAACGTGCCGGTGCTGGTGCAGATTCTCGTCTGGTATTTCGGGGTTCCACAGATCCTGCCTGAGCCGCTCAAGCTGTGGATCAACGCGGGCAATACCGAGTTCTTTCTCGCCGCCGTCGCGCTTTCGTTGAACTCGGGCGCTTTCGTCTCCGAGGACATCCGCTCCGGGCTCCGCGCAATACCCTATACCCAGCAGGAAGCTGCGTGGTCAATCGGCCTCACGTATCTGCAGTCATTGCGCTACGTAATCCTGCCGCAGGGCATCAGGGCCGCGCTCCCGGCGCTGCTCAACCAGGCATTGCTGTTGTTCAAGAACAGTTCGCTGGCAATGGCCATTGGCGTGCACGAACTGCTCTATCGCACGAAGCAGATCGACAACCTCACGTTCCGCACCTTCGACATCTTCCTTGTGGCCACTGTTCTGTATCTGATCGGCACGCTGGCGCTGATGGCGCTTTCGGAACACTTTGTCAAACGCCGTACGGCGCCCACAGGAGTTTGA
- a CDS encoding transporter substrate-binding domain-containing protein → MWQRKLAVLIFTTTATAGVAHADALADIKARGTLVCGTQNASEPYAFPDTATRQIVGFDVDVCRALAQGLGVKLDQRALSTDARIAELKTHRVDLLAAAMAWMPARATQVDFSDQYFVAPIRVLVRADSPIQTLNQLAGKKIAASEGSSSAAVAVTSLPDSNLLTFHDISSAYLALQQHKVDGLVAGQLILARFANEAAQNHGQQYRLLASPVYEERWGVVMNKNEPALMAAVNKILLDYDKTNGLQTSFDKWLGTNSVYKFTRDYKVEPIKAQ, encoded by the coding sequence ATGTGGCAACGAAAACTGGCTGTCCTTATCTTCACAACGACTGCCACCGCAGGCGTCGCGCATGCTGACGCGCTGGCCGACATCAAGGCGCGCGGCACGCTCGTGTGCGGCACGCAGAATGCCAGCGAACCTTATGCCTTCCCCGATACCGCCACGCGGCAGATCGTCGGCTTCGATGTCGATGTTTGCCGCGCGCTCGCGCAGGGACTCGGGGTAAAACTCGACCAACGCGCGCTCTCGACCGACGCACGAATCGCCGAACTCAAGACACATCGTGTGGACCTGCTGGCCGCCGCCATGGCGTGGATGCCGGCGCGTGCCACGCAGGTCGACTTCAGCGATCAGTACTTCGTCGCGCCCATTCGTGTGCTGGTGCGCGCCGACTCGCCGATTCAGACGCTCAATCAACTCGCGGGCAAGAAGATCGCCGCGTCCGAAGGCTCCAGTTCAGCGGCGGTCGCCGTGACAAGCCTGCCCGACTCGAACCTGCTGACCTTTCACGACATCTCGTCCGCCTATCTCGCGCTGCAACAACACAAGGTCGACGGCCTGGTCGCCGGTCAGCTGATCCTCGCGCGCTTTGCCAACGAGGCGGCACAGAACCATGGCCAGCAATATCGGCTGCTCGCCAGCCCGGTGTACGAGGAGCGCTGGGGCGTGGTGATGAACAAGAACGAACCGGCGTTGATGGCGGCCGTCAACAAGATCCTCCTCGACTACGACAAGACCAACGGCCTGCAGACGAGCTTCGACAAGTGGCTCGGCACGAACTCCGTCTACAAGTTCACGCGCGACTACAAGGTCGAGCCCATCAAGGCACAGTGA
- a CDS encoding MFS transporter produces the protein MKDAGHSMRVIGDVMETSISQPESVSTQGCSTPEKELVYRKIAWRLMPFIFCCYLFNYLDRVNIGFAKLQFLHDLKLSDAVYGLGAGLFFIGYVAFEVPSNLLMARIGVRATITRIMVLWGAISVATAFVSTPMQLYLARFFLGVAEAGFFPGIILYLTYWFPAERRGRMTAIFMLALTFAGIVGNPISGWIMAEMGGTWGLRGWQMLFILEGLPAVLLGVAAWFYLADSPARVSWLADHEKAIVNNDLALDRRNCAHDKSSFVHALLDPRVYVAAFAYGTMTVTSVSIALWAPTLIKSTGIDSVKTVGVLMSIPYIAGGLGMYFVGRSSDKRMERRWHTALATFVSGVSLLLLPLAANSVLGTVTLLAICATGLFGAIVVFWTIPSSYLSESARAGGIAFISSLASLCAFFGPAIVGWIKTQTGSLYLGLSGLGAVVIFGAFVLIIGFPRRLLSEHV, from the coding sequence ATGAAGGACGCGGGGCACTCGATGAGAGTCATAGGAGACGTCATGGAAACATCAATTTCGCAGCCGGAGTCCGTATCGACACAGGGATGCAGCACTCCTGAAAAAGAGCTTGTCTACAGGAAAATTGCCTGGCGACTGATGCCATTCATTTTTTGCTGCTACCTGTTCAACTATCTGGACCGTGTCAATATCGGTTTCGCGAAACTTCAGTTTCTCCACGACCTTAAGCTAAGCGACGCAGTGTACGGGCTCGGCGCCGGCCTGTTCTTCATTGGCTACGTGGCCTTCGAAGTTCCAAGCAACTTGCTGATGGCCCGCATCGGCGTACGGGCAACCATTACGCGCATCATGGTTCTGTGGGGGGCGATCTCAGTCGCGACAGCGTTCGTCTCGACTCCAATGCAACTTTACCTGGCCCGGTTCTTTCTGGGCGTCGCCGAAGCCGGGTTTTTCCCGGGCATCATCCTGTACCTGACCTACTGGTTTCCGGCGGAGCGGCGCGGGCGCATGACAGCGATTTTCATGTTGGCTCTGACCTTTGCCGGCATCGTGGGTAACCCGATCTCTGGCTGGATCATGGCTGAGATGGGCGGTACGTGGGGTCTGAGGGGCTGGCAGATGCTGTTCATTCTGGAGGGTTTGCCGGCGGTGCTGCTAGGCGTCGCCGCGTGGTTCTATCTGGCCGACTCGCCCGCACGTGTTAGCTGGCTCGCCGACCATGAGAAAGCGATCGTGAATAATGACCTCGCACTGGATCGCCGGAATTGCGCGCACGACAAGTCGTCATTTGTGCACGCATTGCTCGATCCGCGCGTGTACGTGGCCGCGTTCGCTTACGGCACCATGACTGTCACATCCGTATCGATTGCGTTATGGGCACCGACCTTGATCAAGAGCACCGGCATCGATTCCGTCAAGACGGTTGGTGTCCTCATGTCCATCCCCTACATTGCCGGCGGACTGGGTATGTACTTTGTCGGCCGTAGTTCCGACAAGCGGATGGAACGCCGCTGGCACACTGCGCTCGCGACTTTTGTTAGCGGAGTTTCCCTGCTCCTCCTACCGCTCGCGGCAAATAGCGTCCTCGGAACAGTCACTTTGCTGGCGATCTGCGCAACAGGCCTCTTTGGCGCAATCGTCGTGTTCTGGACGATTCCGTCGAGCTACCTGAGCGAATCGGCAAGAGCTGGCGGTATTGCGTTCATAAGCAGTCTCGCCTCGCTCTGTGCATTTTTTGGGCCGGCGATCGTCGGCTGGATCAAAACACAGACGGGGAGCCTTTACCTCGGCCTGTCAGGGCTCGGCGCTGTCGTCATATTCGGCGCTTTCGTGCTGATCATAGGCTTTCCGCGCCGGCTCCTAAGCGAGCACGTGTGA
- a CDS encoding SDR family NAD(P)-dependent oxidoreductase yields the protein MNIIFENKVALVTGAGSGLGLATAKAFALSGASVVLADWDRETVESAPDELKDRGCAVLAVHCGVANDAQVEAMVVRTVQRSLAGFQFSPAAPYLLRPRTISG from the coding sequence GTGAATATAATTTTTGAGAACAAGGTTGCACTCGTCACGGGTGCGGGCTCCGGCCTTGGTTTGGCGACGGCGAAGGCGTTTGCCTTGTCGGGGGCTTCGGTTGTGCTGGCAGACTGGGATAGAGAGACCGTGGAGTCGGCGCCCGACGAACTGAAGGACCGCGGTTGTGCGGTCCTCGCTGTGCATTGCGGCGTGGCGAACGACGCACAGGTAGAGGCAATGGTCGTTCGCACGGTACAGCGATCGTTAGCGGGCTTCCAATTCAGCCCAGCGGCGCCCTATCTGTTGCGGCCTCGCACGATCTCAGGCTGA
- a CDS encoding HD domain-containing protein — MESAQDDLAQFHAMTDGTYDDWQKIGKAMKPFAKALPDRLIAHLKLLRGDYGGFPVDRLEHCLQTATRAAEAGRDDEYVACALVHDIGDTLGPRNHADLAAAIVQPFVSEQNHWIVANHGIFQGYYFFHHLGLDRDLREKHRGHPYFDATEEFCRLYDQNSFDPGFKSMPLEEFEPLMRRIFEKPQRSIYVAPKPEAARQAI; from the coding sequence ATGGAATCAGCGCAAGATGACCTCGCGCAGTTTCACGCGATGACCGACGGTACGTACGACGACTGGCAGAAGATCGGCAAGGCGATGAAGCCCTTTGCAAAAGCTTTACCGGATCGGTTGATTGCCCACCTCAAACTGTTACGCGGCGACTACGGCGGCTTTCCTGTGGACCGGCTCGAACATTGTCTGCAGACGGCAACTCGCGCCGCCGAAGCCGGCCGGGACGACGAGTACGTGGCATGCGCGCTGGTTCACGATATCGGTGATACGTTGGGACCGCGCAATCATGCCGACCTTGCTGCAGCTATCGTCCAGCCATTCGTCTCCGAGCAAAATCACTGGATTGTCGCCAACCACGGCATCTTCCAGGGCTACTACTTCTTCCATCACCTCGGACTCGACCGCGATCTGCGCGAGAAACATCGCGGTCATCCCTACTTCGATGCGACCGAGGAGTTCTGCAGACTCTACGATCAGAACTCATTCGATCCGGGTTTCAAGTCGATGCCTCTCGAGGAATTCGAGCCGCTGATGCGACGCATATTCGAGAAGCCGCAGCGATCCATCTACGTCGCGCCGAAGCCCGAGGCGGCCAGGCAAGCGATATAG
- a CDS encoding MaoC family dehydratase encodes MHQLNKGDGFVLNVPAISQEQVNAYGALLGTNGPIHTDPVFARSTFLKGPVVQASLVTAPLHDAMSVLFGVDRWLRCGALDARFISYTRPGEATRVELLVTESTPYATKLSFEIKKSDGTAVVVGDASMETGK; translated from the coding sequence ATGCATCAACTAAACAAGGGCGATGGTTTCGTACTGAACGTGCCGGCCATTTCGCAGGAACAAGTCAACGCTTATGGCGCACTACTCGGCACAAACGGTCCCATCCACACGGACCCCGTCTTTGCCAGAAGCACTTTCCTGAAGGGGCCTGTCGTACAGGCAAGCCTTGTTACGGCACCGCTCCACGATGCGATGAGCGTGTTGTTCGGCGTAGACCGATGGCTTCGCTGTGGCGCGCTCGACGCCAGGTTCATCTCCTATACGCGCCCCGGTGAAGCGACGCGTGTGGAGCTTCTCGTGACGGAATCCACGCCCTATGCAACCAAACTATCGTTCGAGATCAAGAAGAGCGATGGAACAGCCGTTGTGGTTGGTGACGCATCAATGGAGACAGGAAAATGA
- a CDS encoding IclR family transcriptional regulator, producing the protein MVRKSSMLTEMMESPQGERAPAPNEDKAFVNVVAKAFELLFAFDGTQSRLGNQDIARITGLPKATVARLTYTMTRLGYLSYLPDESKYKIGERAIALSGSIFRGLDFRLTVRPYMKELADFSSASCSIGIYDGESIVYIEHVQSDEPLALRHSVGSRIPVLKTAAGHAYIAAISEEARAELFAELETRDEPGWPEMLPEVQRDIKSYQKSGYVVSCGKWIPNLNGVAVAVWSPRHATHFIFSVGGLSHLVTPARLKDDIAPRLVDLVHKVAGILTAADEDALGIRAR; encoded by the coding sequence ATGGTTCGCAAATCGAGCATGCTGACGGAAATGATGGAATCGCCACAGGGCGAGCGTGCTCCGGCGCCCAACGAAGACAAAGCCTTCGTCAATGTAGTTGCCAAGGCGTTCGAGTTGCTGTTCGCCTTTGACGGTACGCAGTCGCGCCTGGGCAATCAGGACATCGCGCGAATCACTGGCTTACCCAAGGCAACAGTCGCGCGCCTCACCTACACGATGACGCGCCTGGGCTATCTGAGTTACCTTCCGGACGAGTCGAAGTACAAGATCGGTGAGCGCGCGATCGCACTTAGCGGGTCGATCTTTCGTGGCCTCGATTTCCGCCTGACGGTGCGTCCCTACATGAAGGAGCTGGCTGATTTTTCGTCGGCATCCTGCTCCATTGGAATCTACGACGGTGAAAGCATCGTCTACATCGAGCATGTACAGTCCGACGAGCCGCTGGCACTACGGCATAGTGTCGGCTCGCGTATTCCTGTGCTGAAGACGGCTGCGGGCCATGCGTACATAGCGGCGATCAGCGAGGAAGCTCGTGCCGAGCTATTCGCGGAACTCGAGACGCGCGATGAACCGGGCTGGCCCGAGATGCTGCCGGAGGTACAGCGCGACATCAAGTCGTATCAGAAGAGTGGCTATGTCGTGTCGTGCGGCAAATGGATTCCCAACCTCAACGGCGTGGCGGTGGCGGTTTGGTCGCCGCGTCATGCGACGCATTTTATCTTTAGCGTAGGCGGTCTTTCGCATCTCGTGACGCCCGCGCGACTGAAAGACGACATCGCACCACGACTTGTTGATCTCGTCCACAAAGTCGCGGGAATTCTCACGGCGGCAGACGAGGACGCCCTCGGGATACGCGCCAGATAA
- a CDS encoding amino acid ABC transporter permease: MFEILHDHLALFLVGAWPNGPLGGVANTLILAALGLVASFPLAIAIGMAQVSPWRWLRTGAGVWTRFVRGIPLLLIIFWAYFAVPLLVGAEVSAFTTAVCAIIVYESAFLAQIVRAGLESLPRGQMESARSNGLSWLQSMRYVQLPQALTNMLPSIVNQSVSIIKATSLAYVIGVPELTYSAAQVNAITLTKPLQTFLVLAAFYFVLCFAISRFAGWLERRVARHRIGLA, translated from the coding sequence ATGTTTGAAATCCTGCATGACCATCTGGCGCTATTCCTTGTTGGCGCATGGCCAAACGGCCCGCTCGGCGGCGTGGCAAACACGTTGATCCTCGCGGCGCTCGGGCTCGTCGCATCGTTTCCGCTCGCGATCGCTATCGGCATGGCGCAAGTCTCGCCGTGGCGCTGGCTACGGACCGGTGCGGGCGTATGGACGCGCTTCGTACGCGGCATCCCGTTGCTGCTGATCATCTTCTGGGCGTATTTCGCCGTACCGCTGCTGGTGGGCGCCGAAGTCTCGGCCTTCACGACCGCGGTGTGCGCGATCATCGTCTACGAGAGCGCGTTTCTCGCGCAGATCGTGCGTGCCGGCCTCGAAAGCCTGCCGCGCGGCCAGATGGAATCGGCACGCTCGAACGGCCTCTCATGGCTGCAGAGCATGCGCTATGTGCAGTTGCCGCAAGCGCTCACCAACATGCTTCCGTCGATCGTGAATCAGTCCGTGTCGATCATCAAGGCGACATCGCTCGCCTACGTGATCGGCGTACCTGAACTCACGTATTCGGCGGCCCAGGTGAATGCGATCACGTTGACCAAGCCCTTGCAAACCTTCCTGGTGCTCGCCGCTTTCTATTTCGTGTTGTGCTTCGCAATCTCCCGTTTCGCCGGGTGGCTGGAGCGCCGCGTCGCCCGTCATCGCATCGGGCTCGCGTAA
- a CDS encoding acetate--CoA ligase family protein, with protein MIADKSIKETRRTNLHRLFKPASVAVVGASDQATKVGGRPLDLLGKYEFVGRVYPVNPKYDELFGYRCYADLQALPEIPDLVVVAVPARHVLQVVKDSARLGVGALVIYTSGFGEMGPQGEIVEGQIREIAADTGLIVCGPNCQGIANFSNGMVVNFSSSVSVAPVLPGNVGIVSQSGLIGGLMVLECLARELGVGYLVSTGNEAGMHFSDVVAYMADDPDIKVIAGYLESIRDIDSFREAATRARLNGKSIVILKVGRSPEAAKAAASHTGSLAGSAELYDAALREMGVFLVDSIEELVDASVTFAQVSTVAAGRRIGILTNSGGLGVFCADDVFRQNLEMAKFSDATVAAIAKRLPEFGAASNPVDVTLQAHTDVDTVASHIEHIVNDPSVDVVVVTFGVQMVNVKALTDHLARIAHESPKPLLVSWVASDPDGTRLLAKGGVPVFADPARAVRAARYLVEFSEFAVADSGSHQRYSGAAARLLAEKIKNATAAGSQILGESELRDVLEAMEVAVPRHEPATDGSLAMQAFDRIDSERVVVKIDSDDVLHKSDVGGVVLNVRSREEACKAADEILTAVRTKVPDAKIRGVIVSEMVADGVEVIVGAKRDPVLGAFVMVGLGGIFVEVLKDVVFCPAPVTPERAERMLRSLRAYPLLQGVRGQAPRDTKSLARVIAAASHMIATHPEIGELDLNPVLVKQDGAVAVDALIHLN; from the coding sequence ATGATCGCAGATAAATCCATCAAGGAAACGCGGCGCACCAATTTACATCGCCTCTTCAAGCCCGCCAGCGTGGCCGTTGTCGGAGCGTCGGATCAGGCAACGAAAGTCGGCGGACGTCCCCTTGATTTGCTGGGAAAGTATGAGTTTGTCGGGCGCGTATACCCTGTCAATCCGAAATACGACGAACTGTTCGGCTATCGTTGTTATGCTGATCTGCAGGCCCTGCCGGAGATTCCTGATCTTGTCGTTGTAGCCGTTCCCGCACGGCATGTCCTTCAGGTAGTGAAAGACAGCGCGCGACTTGGAGTCGGCGCCCTTGTGATTTACACAAGTGGCTTTGGAGAAATGGGACCGCAAGGGGAGATTGTCGAAGGGCAAATCCGGGAGATCGCGGCCGACACTGGGCTTATCGTTTGTGGGCCGAATTGTCAGGGCATCGCGAATTTTTCAAATGGCATGGTCGTCAACTTCTCTTCCTCGGTAAGCGTTGCCCCGGTACTGCCAGGCAATGTGGGAATCGTCTCGCAGAGCGGTCTGATCGGTGGGCTGATGGTCCTCGAGTGCCTCGCGCGTGAACTAGGTGTCGGCTATCTCGTCAGTACGGGAAACGAAGCTGGAATGCACTTCTCCGATGTCGTCGCCTACATGGCGGATGATCCTGATATCAAAGTGATCGCGGGATACCTCGAATCGATCCGGGATATCGATTCGTTTCGCGAGGCAGCGACACGCGCCCGTCTCAACGGGAAATCCATCGTCATTCTTAAGGTCGGGCGAAGCCCTGAGGCGGCGAAGGCGGCTGCTTCGCACACTGGCTCCCTGGCAGGATCGGCTGAACTGTACGACGCGGCCCTCAGGGAAATGGGTGTATTTCTTGTCGATAGCATCGAAGAACTGGTGGATGCGTCTGTGACGTTCGCGCAGGTATCCACAGTGGCGGCCGGTCGCAGGATTGGCATTCTGACCAATTCGGGCGGGCTCGGCGTGTTCTGCGCCGATGATGTGTTTCGTCAAAATCTCGAAATGGCGAAATTCTCCGATGCGACGGTTGCAGCCATTGCAAAACGGCTACCGGAATTCGGCGCAGCGTCCAATCCGGTGGACGTGACGTTACAGGCCCATACGGACGTAGACACGGTCGCGTCGCATATCGAACACATTGTGAATGACCCGTCGGTGGACGTGGTTGTCGTGACCTTCGGTGTCCAGATGGTCAATGTGAAGGCACTCACGGACCACCTTGCGCGTATCGCCCATGAATCCCCCAAACCACTGCTTGTCTCCTGGGTGGCGTCTGATCCGGACGGCACGAGGCTGCTGGCAAAGGGAGGTGTTCCCGTGTTCGCGGATCCGGCGCGTGCAGTTCGGGCCGCACGCTATCTGGTCGAATTCAGTGAATTCGCGGTCGCAGATTCGGGTTCCCACCAGAGGTATTCTGGCGCTGCCGCCAGACTCCTGGCCGAGAAGATCAAGAACGCAACAGCTGCCGGCTCTCAGATACTGGGCGAATCCGAATTGCGCGACGTACTGGAGGCGATGGAGGTCGCTGTTCCTCGGCATGAACCTGCGACGGACGGGAGTCTTGCCATGCAGGCTTTTGACCGTATCGACAGCGAGCGGGTCGTCGTCAAGATCGATTCGGACGACGTCCTGCACAAAAGCGATGTCGGCGGCGTTGTTCTGAACGTTAGATCCCGCGAAGAAGCTTGCAAAGCGGCGGATGAGATCCTTACTGCCGTGAGAACAAAGGTTCCGGACGCTAAAATCCGCGGCGTTATCGTGTCCGAGATGGTCGCCGACGGCGTCGAAGTGATCGTCGGTGCAAAGCGCGATCCGGTGCTCGGCGCCTTTGTAATGGTGGGTCTGGGTGGCATCTTCGTTGAAGTTCTCAAAGATGTAGTTTTTTGCCCGGCCCCGGTGACGCCCGAACGCGCGGAGAGAATGCTCAGAAGCCTGCGGGCGTATCCACTACTGCAAGGTGTGCGCGGACAGGCACCTCGCGATACAAAGAGTCTTGCTCGCGTTATCGCGGCAGCCTCACACATGATCGCTACGCATCCCGAGATCGGTGAACTCGATCTGAATCCTGTCCTCGTGAAGCAAGATGGTGCGGTTGCTGTGGATGCGCTCATTCACCTGAACTGA